One segment of Triticum aestivum cultivar Chinese Spring chromosome 2A, IWGSC CS RefSeq v2.1, whole genome shotgun sequence DNA contains the following:
- the LOC123189346 gene encoding uncharacterized protein yields the protein MDRGEPSLKPEWLVRGVAAPTVAATGFRPGTSPRADDQDRGASSRNRSSGRDRERSSQQSSSRRGSGPSVSRRHDRDGTVKSRGYASFGRSNRDRGCDKDSDFRDWESRLGLAGDPLRDGFGPFNSCRPESDRFNRIRPKLDTLNRASGVSLDNGNLSRKDAGGMSFEREFPHLSSEDNNGKHDVVRVPSPGIGSPIQSIPLVTAPDGWNSVLAEVPGLSEPSNTQTSSASSRAGSSQQLVVSNCGTALSMAETVMQTPLKISTTPQLSIDAQKIEERTMRQCILRPLTPSSNKNSVSTLSDRLKTKGARAGDSNGSIKTAPQLSAQSSNTSVRTPVKSEVAKPSQPGSFQVLTREQNGAANTSKDSTSNPLSPILGRSSSVEPLKKPLVNQKLKGVINGLPLQLQQGPSGERKSITKAKHKFFEFLRSKSLNGSSTGIESSSSLINEQKNPCLDLSLFDAGIKCIETGSSSCEDANSCDGSQRHLSDNEETKASLEPLDVFYRGSHGVAAVKNTNSLSDHGDAENGSMAPQADKAEATLAIMAADINDGSAKADSSYGDASLLFVPIVAGEEESYPTEDEPSPEEMAFLKSLGWKEDEVVPPLKQEEIADCLRHNVRLQQKLEECRG from the exons ATGGACCGAGGTGAGCCCTCATTGAAACCAGAATGGCTGGTGCGCGGGGTTGCCGCACCGACAGTAGCTGCCACAGGCTTCCGGCCAGGAACATCGCCCCGTGCAG ATGATCAAGACAGGGGTGCTTCATCAAGAAACCGATCTTCAGGCCGTGATCGTGAACGGAGCTCCCAACAGTCCTCTTCCCGCAGGGGTTCTGGCCCAAGTGTGTCCAGACGGCATGACCGGGATGGCACAGTGAAGTCAAGAGGGTATGCTAGTTTTGGAAGGAGCAACAGGGACAGGGGTTGTGACAAGGATTCTGATTTCCGTGATTGGGAGAGTAGATTGGGTCTTGCAGGTGACCCACTGCGTGATGGCTTTGGGCCCTTTAACTCATGCAGACCCGAAAGCGATAGGTTTAATCGTATTCGTCCAAAGTTGGACACATTGAATCGAGCATCTGGAGTAAGTTTGGACAATGGTAATCTATCTAGAAAGGATGCTGGCGGCATGTCCTTTGAGCGAGAATTCCCACACCTTAGTTCTGAGGACAACAATGGAAAACATGATGTAGTTAGAGTTCCATCTCCTGGAATTGGCTCCCCAATTCAGAGCATACCATTGGTTACCGCGCCTGATGGCTGGAACTCAGTGCTAGCAGAAGTCCCTGGACTTAGTGAGCCAAGCAATACCCAGACCTCTTCTGCTTCATCACGTGCTGGTTCCAGTCAGCAGCTTGTAGTGTCGAACTGTGGGACTGCCTTAAGCATGGCTGAAACAGTAATGCAGACTCCATTAAAAATTTCCACCACACCTCAG CTATCGATTGACGCTCAGAAGATTGAAGAAAGAACTATGAGGCAGTGTATTCTAAGACCTCTGACGCCTTCATCAAACAAAAATTCT GTATCTACTTTGTCAGATAGGTTAAAAACGAAAGGTGCAAGAGCTGGGGATTCTAATGGTTCTATCAAAACTGCACCCCAACTGTCAGCACAGTCTTCCAATACCTCTGTTCGTACTCCAGTCAAATCTGAGGTTGCCAAGCCATCTCAACCAGGATCCTTTCAAGTCCTGACCCGTGAGCAGAATGGTGCTGCAAATACCTCAAAAGACTCCACTAGCAATCCTTTAAGCCCTATTCTAGGTCGATCTTCTTCAGTGGAACCACTGAAAAAGCCCCTTGTCAACCAAAAGCTTAAAGGTGTCATAAATGGCCTCCCTTTGCAATTACAACAAGGTCCATCTGGTGAGAGAAAATCAATAACAAAAGCCAAGCATAAATTCTTTGAGTTTCTGCGGAGCAAGTCTTTAAATGGTTCAAGCACGGGTATTGAGTCCTCATCTAGCTTGATTAATGAACAGAAGAACCCGTGTCTTGATTTATCCTTGTTTGATGCTGGAATCAAGTGTATTGAGACTGGAAGTAGTTCTTGTGAGGATGCAAATTCTTGTGATGGGTCTCAGCGACACCTCTCTGACAATGAGGAAACAAAGGCATCTTTGGAACCTCTTGATGTTTTTTATCGTGGGTCCCATGGGGTTGCAGCTGTCAAGAATACCAACTCTTTATCAGATCATGGTGATGCCGAAAATGGATCTATGGCGCCTCAGGCAGACAAGGCTGAAGCTACTCTGGCCATTATGGCAGCAGATATAAATGATGGTTCCGCAAAGGCAGACTCCAGCTATGGTGATGCCAGTTTGTTGTTTGTGCCCATTGTAGCTGGGGAAGAGGAATCATATCCTACTGAAGATGAACCTAGTCCAGAAGAAATGGCTTTCCTGAAATCTCTTGGCTGGAAAGAAGACGAAGTAGTTCCGCCTCTGAAACAGGAAGAGATAGCTGATTGT TTAAGGCACAACGTGAGGCTGCAGCAGAAGCTTGAGGAATGCAGGGGCTAA